From the genome of Sinanaerobacter sp. ZZT-01:
TTTTTATGGGGATCGGAGGCGGTTCTACTGCTATGGATTTCGATGTTATGGCTTCGGACAAGAATTCGATTATCCGTTTTATAAAATCAACTATGGGTCTTTTTGAAGATTATGATTTAGATGGAATCGATATTGATTGGGAAAGCCCATTAGTCGGAGAATCTGCAAAAAATTGTGAATCAGTTATGCAGCAGTTAAGTAAAGAATTGAAAGCAAAAGGAAAGTATTTCACTGTAGCAGTTTCAGGTACCTATAAAGCAGATCAAGGTATCCCCAGTACAAATGGATTTACCGATGCATGTCTTGATTGCTTTGACTGGATCCATGTAATGACCTATAGCTTGCAAAGAACAAATAGTCCTTTGTGGTTCCCGGACGTATCCCTTCAGTACTGGCACAATATAAGAGGAATTAGTACAGACCGTTTGGTAATAGGTGTACCTTTTTATGCATTACCAAGCTGGAAAACATATCGTGATTTAATTGCAGAAGATCCAGAATATGCATACATAGATCAAGTATTGGGAGCAGATGAAACACAAGAATCGAATTACAATGGCATCAATACCATTCGTGAAAAGACAAAATTGGGTTTGCAGAATGGCGGTGGTATGTTTAGTTGGGTTATTAATGTCGATGCTGCAGGAGAACAAAGTTTGACTGCATTGATTTATGATACGATTAAAGAAGCACAGGCTATGGGAGTATCTAACTTTGTTAATAAGCCGACAGTTGTTTATAAGAACAGAGAGATCATGTATGATGCAAATTCCGGATATCCTTTTATTGATGCGGCAAACCGGACAATGGTTCCATTTCGAAAAAGTGCAGAAGCCGTCGGAATGACGGTAAGTTACGATGCAGTAAACCAGGTAGCCAAAGCGACTGGAAACGGTAAAACAATCCAAATTCCAATTGGACAACCAAGCATTACCGTAAATGGACAAACGATTGCATTGGATACACAAGCCGTGATTTACAATAACCGAACTTATATTCCAATGCGTGCTTTCTTTGAAAATGCCGGATGTACGATCAAACAATGGCACAATAATACACGTACAGCATACGTAGAATAATGCGAATTGTAATTTGACAAGTATAATAATCTATGATACATTGAAAAAAAAGGGAGCTTGTGAAGCAGGCTGAGAGGAAGTAATCGAACTTCGACCTATATTACCTGATTTGGATAATGCCAACGTAGGGAAAATAAACACAGAAGTAAATTTTATTTTTGAGTTCATATTCCTATGAGTATGAACTCTTTTTATTTGCGGGGAGGTCAGATATGGATCAAAGAGTCATTGAGACAGTTCGAGAAAGAAAACCGTTGATACACTGTATCACCAATTATGTAACAGTAGTGGATGTTGCAAACATGCTATTATCATGCGGCGGTGCACCGATTATGGCCGATGATATCCGGGAAGCAGAAGAAATTACAAGTATCTGTGGCGGGCTGAATATAAATATAGGAACATTAAACGAAAGAACCGTCCAGTCAATGTTTGCCGCAGGAAAGAAAGCAAACGAATTGAATCATTTCACCATTCTCGATCCGGTTGGGGCGGGAGCCTCTTCGCTACGTACCAGAACAACATTTCGACTTTTGGATGAAGTGAAGTTTTCCGTAATACGAGGAAATATCTCAGAGATAAAAACAATAGCAAACGGAAGAGGGACGACACAGGGTGTTGATGCAGATATCAAAGATGCAATTACAGAAGATAATCTTTTTGCAGCAGTTGATTTTGTTAAGAAATTGAGTAAAAAAACAGATTCGATTATTGCAGTAACCGGAGCAATTGATTTGGTATCTGATCAAGATACCACTTATGTCATCCGAAACGGGCATCCAATGATGTCTCATATTACAGGAAGTGGCTGTATGCTAACGGCTGTGATTGCTGCCTATGGTACGGCAAATCCAAACTGCCTCCTAGAAGCAACGGCAGCTGCAGTCTGTGCAGTTGGGCTTTCCGGAGAAATTGCCCGGGAAAAGATTCGGGAAATACATGGAGGAAACGGTTCATTTAAAGCATTTTTCATGGATGTAATGAGTCAGATGAACGATGAAAAATTGAAGGAAGGTGCTTTATTTGAAATTCGATAAAAAAAACATCTTACTATATGCGGTTACGGATCGTTTTTGGATTGGAAAGCAGACTTTCTGGGAGCAAGTAGAAGAAGCACTGAAAGCAGGAGTAACCTTTTTGCAGCTTCGTGAAAAGGAAATGGAAGAGTGTGAATTTTTAAAAGAAGCAAAGCAAATAAAAGTGCTGGCTCGAAAATACAATGTGCCGTTTGTCATTAATGATAATGTTAAAATTGCACTGGAAAGTGATGCGGATGGTGTTCATGTCGGACAGAGTGATATGAGAGCTTGTGAAGTAAGAGCCCTGATTGGAGCTGAGAAAATACTAGGAGTTTCCGTACAAACTGTTATGCAGGCGAAAATTGCAGAAAGGGAAGGAGCAGACTATCTGGGTGTTGGTGCGATGTTTAATACATCTACCAAAACAGATGCTGCAGAGGTTTCCTACCGGACGTTGAAAGAAATTTGTGCTACGGTATCGATCCCGGTCGTAGCAATTGGGGGGATTTCTGCTAATAATGTAGCGCTGCTTTCAGGGAGTGGCATTGCGGGAATTGCAGTGGTATCTTCCTTATTTGGGGGTAACTCGATTTATGAAGCAGGAAAGAAGTTAAAGAAAGAAATTGAGGCAGTTGTTTATTATGAATAGTCTGATTAATATAAAAGGTGTCATTTTTGATATGGATGGGACTCTTTTAGATTCCATGCCCGTTTGGAATCAGGTAGCTGCATCTTATTTAAGAAAAAAAGGATATCAGCCTGAACCGAACCTCTGGGAGCAACTAAAGTTTTTAAGCCTTACACAAGGGGTTGCATTCATCAAAAAGCAATATGGACTGATAGAGACGAACGAAGAAATTGAAAAGGAAATCAATCTCATCATTGAAGACAGTTATTTTAATGAAATTCCAATGAAGCCAGGAGTGAAAGCCTATTTGCAATTACTAAGAAGCCATGATATTCCAATGTGCGTTGCGACTGCAACGGATAAATATCTGGCGGAGGCTTGCTTAAAACGCCTCAATATCCAACACTATTTTAAAACTATTGTGACGTGTCAGGAAGTCGGATGTGGTAAGGATACACCCGCTATTTTTGAAAAAGCATTAGACTCTCTTGGTACAGTAAAAGGAGAGACCTATGTCTTTGAAGATGCACTGCATGCAGCGATTACAGCTAAACATGCCGGGTTTCGAGTGATTGGCATATATGATGCAAGCGCAGAAGGAGATTGGGAAGCGCTGAGAAAAATTGCAGATAAAAGTATTTTTTCAATGGAGGAATTACTATGAATGTTGCTTTGACAATTGCGGGTTCTGATTGTAGCGGAGGAGCAGGAATACAGGCAGACTTGAAAACGATGACTGCACATTGCGTTTATGCAATGAGTGCCATTACTGCTTTGACTGCTCAAAATACAATGGGAGTACAGGCTATTTTTGAATGTGAGCCTGTATTTTTAGAAAAACAATTGGATTCTATTTTTACAGATATTTATCCCGATGCAACAAAAATCGGTATGGTCGGAAATATAGCTCTGATGACTGTTATTGCAGACAAACTAAAGCAGTATCGAGTAAGAAATGTTGTTTTGGATCCGGTTATGGTATCTACCAGCGGAAGCAAGTTGCTAACGGATCATGCTGTGAGTTCCATATTAAATTTACTGGCCCCTTTGGCAGACCTTCTGACACCCAATATTAGTGAAGCAGAAATATTGAGCGGAATTTCCATTAAAGATGCGGAATCTATGGAAAAATCCGCAAAGCTTATCTCAGAAAAATGTAATGCGGCTGTGTTGGTAAAAGGCGGACATAGCGAGAAAAATGCAGATGATGTCTTATATGCAAATGGAAAAATACAGTGGTTCAAAGGAGTTAGATTAAAAAATGAAAACACACACGGAAGCGGCTGCACGCTTAGTTCTGCCATTGCCTGCGGTCTTGCAAAAGGATTTTCTTTAGAAGTGAGTGTGAGAAATGCAAAGGAATATGTATCAGGAGCAATCCGGTCAAATCTAAATTTGGGAGAGGGGAATGGTCCAATAAACCATTGCTTTCAGATAGGAGGATGAAATGAGAAATTATACAACACAGATGGAAGCCGCACGTAAAGGCATTATTACAGAACAATTAAAAAAAGTAGCAGAAAAAGAGCGGATGGATGTAGCGGAATTGCTGCCGCTTGTTGCGTCTGGAAAAGTTGTAATATGTGCAAATAAAAATCATACATGCCTTGAGCCTGAGGGAATCGGTTCTATGCTTCGAACAAAGATCAATGTAAATTTAGGCGTATCACGTGACTGCAAGGACTATGATGTGGAGATGAAAAAAGTATTAGAATCCATTCGATTAGGAGCCCATGCAATCATGGATCTTTCATCTCACGGAGACACAATTCCGTTTAGGAGAAAGCTTGTATCCGAATGCCCTGCCATGATAGGAACAGTTCCGATTTATGATTCTGTGATTCATTTTCAGAGAGACTTGGCCGCTTTAACAGCTAAAGATTTTTTAGATGTGATACGGCTTCATGCAGAAGATGGAGTGGATTTTGTAACTTTACATTGTGGCATTACACGGAAAACCATCGATCAAATTCGAACACATAAAAGAAAGATGAACATTGTGTCTCGTGGTGGTTCTTTAGTCTTTGCTTGGATGTGTATGACCGGAAATGAAAATCCATTCTATGAATTCTACGATGAAATTTTAAAAATATGTAAAGAATATGACGTTACAATCTCTCTTGGCGATGCCTGCCGTCCGGGGTGTCTGGCCGACGGATCTGATGTCTGCCAGATTGAAGAACTGGTGCGTTTAGGGGAATTGACAAAGCGAGCATGGGAACAAAATGTACAAGTGATGGTTGAAGGGCCGGGACACCTTCCTATGGATCAGATTGAAGCGAACATGAAAATTCAGCAGACGCTGTGTATGGGAGCTCCATTTTATGTATTAGGTCCGATTGTAACGGATATTGCACCAGGCTATGATCACATAACCGCAGCAATCGGTGGAGCTATTGCTGCTGCCTCTGGTGCTGCATTTTTATGTTACGTAACACCAGCTGAACATCTTGCACTGCCCAATGTTGAAGATGTAAAACAAGGTATCATTGCATCAAAAATAGCAGCGCATGCAGCCGATATCGCAAAAGGAGTACGGGGAGCAAGAGAAGAGGATGATCGAATGGCAGACGCAAGGCGTACTTTGGACTGGGATGCGCAATGGACCCGCGCAATTGATCCTGAAACAGCAAAAATGATA
Proteins encoded in this window:
- a CDS encoding glycosyl hydrolase family 18 protein, which codes for MYTKQKIKKCIIGALCFCLLSICVPVSVYGAETTNDRLNSKFRAGAYFHYSYKTNLDDIRFDKLDYIVYAFVEPYADGSFRPLENPDQLKDLIERAHTHGVKVFMGIGGGSTAMDFDVMASDKNSIIRFIKSTMGLFEDYDLDGIDIDWESPLVGESAKNCESVMQQLSKELKAKGKYFTVAVSGTYKADQGIPSTNGFTDACLDCFDWIHVMTYSLQRTNSPLWFPDVSLQYWHNIRGISTDRLVIGVPFYALPSWKTYRDLIAEDPEYAYIDQVLGADETQESNYNGINTIREKTKLGLQNGGGMFSWVINVDAAGEQSLTALIYDTIKEAQAMGVSNFVNKPTVVYKNREIMYDANSGYPFIDAANRTMVPFRKSAEAVGMTVSYDAVNQVAKATGNGKTIQIPIGQPSITVNGQTIALDTQAVIYNNRTYIPMRAFFENAGCTIKQWHNNTRTAYVE
- the thiM gene encoding hydroxyethylthiazole kinase, yielding MDQRVIETVRERKPLIHCITNYVTVVDVANMLLSCGGAPIMADDIREAEEITSICGGLNINIGTLNERTVQSMFAAGKKANELNHFTILDPVGAGASSLRTRTTFRLLDEVKFSVIRGNISEIKTIANGRGTTQGVDADIKDAITEDNLFAAVDFVKKLSKKTDSIIAVTGAIDLVSDQDTTYVIRNGHPMMSHITGSGCMLTAVIAAYGTANPNCLLEATAAAVCAVGLSGEIAREKIREIHGGNGSFKAFFMDVMSQMNDEKLKEGALFEIR
- the thiE gene encoding thiamine phosphate synthase; protein product: MLYLKFDKKNILLYAVTDRFWIGKQTFWEQVEEALKAGVTFLQLREKEMEECEFLKEAKQIKVLARKYNVPFVINDNVKIALESDADGVHVGQSDMRACEVRALIGAEKILGVSVQTVMQAKIAEREGADYLGVGAMFNTSTKTDAAEVSYRTLKEICATVSIPVVAIGGISANNVALLSGSGIAGIAVVSSLFGGNSIYEAGKKLKKEIEAVVYYE
- a CDS encoding HAD family phosphatase encodes the protein MNSLINIKGVIFDMDGTLLDSMPVWNQVAASYLRKKGYQPEPNLWEQLKFLSLTQGVAFIKKQYGLIETNEEIEKEINLIIEDSYFNEIPMKPGVKAYLQLLRSHDIPMCVATATDKYLAEACLKRLNIQHYFKTIVTCQEVGCGKDTPAIFEKALDSLGTVKGETYVFEDALHAAITAKHAGFRVIGIYDASAEGDWEALRKIADKSIFSMEELL
- the thiD gene encoding bifunctional hydroxymethylpyrimidine kinase/phosphomethylpyrimidine kinase yields the protein MNVALTIAGSDCSGGAGIQADLKTMTAHCVYAMSAITALTAQNTMGVQAIFECEPVFLEKQLDSIFTDIYPDATKIGMVGNIALMTVIADKLKQYRVRNVVLDPVMVSTSGSKLLTDHAVSSILNLLAPLADLLTPNISEAEILSGISIKDAESMEKSAKLISEKCNAAVLVKGGHSEKNADDVLYANGKIQWFKGVRLKNENTHGSGCTLSSAIACGLAKGFSLEVSVRNAKEYVSGAIRSNLNLGEGNGPINHCFQIGG
- the thiC gene encoding phosphomethylpyrimidine synthase ThiC, which encodes MRNYTTQMEAARKGIITEQLKKVAEKERMDVAELLPLVASGKVVICANKNHTCLEPEGIGSMLRTKINVNLGVSRDCKDYDVEMKKVLESIRLGAHAIMDLSSHGDTIPFRRKLVSECPAMIGTVPIYDSVIHFQRDLAALTAKDFLDVIRLHAEDGVDFVTLHCGITRKTIDQIRTHKRKMNIVSRGGSLVFAWMCMTGNENPFYEFYDEILKICKEYDVTISLGDACRPGCLADGSDVCQIEELVRLGELTKRAWEQNVQVMVEGPGHLPMDQIEANMKIQQTLCMGAPFYVLGPIVTDIAPGYDHITAAIGGAIAAASGAAFLCYVTPAEHLALPNVEDVKQGIIASKIAAHAADIAKGVRGAREEDDRMADARRTLDWDAQWTRAIDPETAKMIREERKPEHEDTCSMCGKFCAVRSMNKALSGEYIDIL